From Anopheles funestus chromosome 3RL, idAnoFuneDA-416_04, whole genome shotgun sequence, a single genomic window includes:
- the LOC125769020 gene encoding bromodomain-containing protein DDB_G0280777-like isoform X1, with protein MRHLEQKHGYTACARWTYVSRKRRDTITNSLEIVHHKIRLLMEVWKMFFDEICYLDYLTSLPSSIEQFLGEIYCLTMNFCVRKTQRIRELQTKMFEMRRILGVTNSGLEDDWDQGHMSLDRKLTQLQQRINSLQQQTVERKRLMEQYTLEEVQLLKELGEAAPPHEPLCEHSETGVLPDAQKMAQFADYLNRLRAEKVKRIAKRDELQSIIRKKANLLDWVPRKERHRELINEHTLIPSLDNLRELQRLDGVLTGLLERKVQQAKQNTIQQLKKEKKHEKRKKPIKVEKQTYGAENQQQQQQEQEQQQQQQPHHEEEEDLWSHCSTVLSRQQTSSPPPAPPSSPNSEVEISVSSPTGGLFERTIEAYMRVETKAGRPANRDKIIEEIFRRFRASINVWWGRCLILPNERQQCKVLYTNQLDEDAFVAHIEQQKLLQSYYHENEAIFRLIYQWAEQWNRAVQLQRETEETAEDKRQQQQQQQAAQCSVATSNAQAPQTQEELAEVNEQLVSIRKQLESKCCEFEQRCQVKFTMYGMPVMQVLMRCQEKREKLMLPDSCTMQQAPVLRTKALYARQQLSPEMALELGLMLRDLLREKQMAMARKEGSDTDDSNRASEEDANGSSNNNSSSDDDCEVDQKRDDELLEEAFASATAAVTTKNRMHSVNGHPTS; from the exons ATGCGGCATCTCGAACAAAAACACGGTTACACCGCCTGTGCCCGATGGACATACGTCTCACGCAAAAGGCGAGACACGATAACAAACTCCCTGGAGATCGTGCACCACAAGATCCGGCTGCTGATGGAGGTGTGGAAGATGTTTTTCGACGAGATCTGTTACCTCGACTATCTAACTTCCCTGCCGTCGAGCATCGAACAGTTCCTGGGAGAAATCTACTGCCTGACGATGAACTTTTGCGTACGGAAAACCCAACGGATACGGGAACTGCAGACCAAAATGTTCGAAATGCGGCGCATACTTGGCGTAACGAACAGCGGACTGGAGGATGATTGGGACCAGGGCCATATGTCGCTGGACCGGAAGCTTACCCAACTGCAGCAGAGAATCAACTCGCTGCAGCAGCAAACGGTCGAGCGCAAACGGTTGATGGAGCAATACACGCTGGAGGAGGTGCAACTGCTTAAGG AACTGGGTGAGGCCGCACCACCACACGAACCGCTGTGTGAACATTCGGAAACGGGCGTTCTTCCCGACGCGCAAAAGATGGCACAGTTTGCCGATTATCTCAACCGACTGCGGGCGGAAAAGGTAAAGCGTATCGCTAAGCGGGACGAACTACAATCAATTATACGCAAAAAGGCAAACCTGCTCGACTGGGTACCGCGCAAGGAACGGCACCGGGAGCTTATAAACGAACATACGCTAATACCATCGTTGGACAATTTGCGCGAGCTGCAACGTCTGGACGGTGTGCTTACGGGGCTGCTGGAACGTAAGGTgcagcaagcaaaacaaaatactatCCAACagttgaagaaggaaaaaaagcacgaaAAGCGCAAGAAACCGATCaaggtggaaaaacaaacgtacGGAGCGGaaaatcaacagcagcagcaacaggaacaggaacagcaacagcaacagcaaccacaccatgaggaggaagaggacCTATGGTCGCACTGTAGTACGGTATTGTCGCGTCAACAAACAAGTTCCCCACCACCAGCGCCACCTTCCTCGCCCAACTCGGAGGTAGAAATTTCCGTATCCAGCCCGACCGGTGGTCTGTTCGAGCGGACCATTGAAGCGTACATGCGTGTAGAAACGAAAGCGGGCCGTCCGGCGAATCGGGACAAAATAATCGAGGAAATATTCCGACGCTTTCGGGCGAGCATTAACGTATGGTGGGGCCGGTGTCTCATTCTGCCGAACGAGCGGCAACAGTGCAAGGTGCTGTACACGAACCAGCTGGACGAGGATGCGTTCGTGGCACACATCGAACAGCAGAAGCTGCTGCAGAGCTACTACCACGAGAACGAAGCCATCTTCCGGCTTATTTACCAGTGGGCGGAACAGTGGAACCGGGCCGTACAGCTACAGCGCGAGACTGAGGAGACAGCAGAAGACaagcgacagcagcagcagcagcaacaggcaGCGCAGTGTTCGGTTGCCACTTCCAACGCGCAAGCACCACAGACTCAGGAGGAGCTGGCCGAAGTAAACGAGCAGCTGGTATCGATCCGGAAGCAGCTGGAAAGTAAGTGCTGCGAGTTCGAACAGCGCTGTCAGGTGAAGTTCACCATGTACGGTATGCCGGTAATGCAGGTGCTGATGCGATGCCAGGAGAAGCGCGAGAAGCTGATGCTACCGGACAGCTGTACGATGCAGCAAGCGCCTGTCCTGCGTACGAAGGCGTTATACGCCCGGCAGCAGCTTTCCCCCGAGATGGCCCTAGAGCTGGGCCTCATGTTGCGAGATTTGCTGCGCGAGAAGCAGATGGCCATGGCAAGGAAAGAAGGTTCGGATACGGACGATTCCAATCGTGCCAGTGAGGAGGATGCAAATGGTAGCAGTAATAataacagcagcagcgacGATGACTGTGAGGTGGACCAGAAACGCGACGATGAACTGTTGGAGGAAGCTTTCGCTTCCGCAACTGCGGCAGTCACTACT AAAAACCGCATGCATTCCGTCAACGGACATCCGACATCCTGA
- the LOC125769020 gene encoding bromodomain-containing protein DDB_G0280777-like isoform X2 yields the protein MESKLAKLERDTITNSLEIVHHKIRLLMEVWKMFFDEICYLDYLTSLPSSIEQFLGEIYCLTMNFCVRKTQRIRELQTKMFEMRRILGVTNSGLEDDWDQGHMSLDRKLTQLQQRINSLQQQTVERKRLMEQYTLEEVQLLKELGEAAPPHEPLCEHSETGVLPDAQKMAQFADYLNRLRAEKVKRIAKRDELQSIIRKKANLLDWVPRKERHRELINEHTLIPSLDNLRELQRLDGVLTGLLERKVQQAKQNTIQQLKKEKKHEKRKKPIKVEKQTYGAENQQQQQQEQEQQQQQQPHHEEEEDLWSHCSTVLSRQQTSSPPPAPPSSPNSEVEISVSSPTGGLFERTIEAYMRVETKAGRPANRDKIIEEIFRRFRASINVWWGRCLILPNERQQCKVLYTNQLDEDAFVAHIEQQKLLQSYYHENEAIFRLIYQWAEQWNRAVQLQRETEETAEDKRQQQQQQQAAQCSVATSNAQAPQTQEELAEVNEQLVSIRKQLESKCCEFEQRCQVKFTMYGMPVMQVLMRCQEKREKLMLPDSCTMQQAPVLRTKALYARQQLSPEMALELGLMLRDLLREKQMAMARKEGSDTDDSNRASEEDANGSSNNNSSSDDDCEVDQKRDDELLEEAFASATAAVTTKNRMHSVNGHPTS from the exons ATGGAGAGTAAATTAGCAAAGCTGGA GCGAGACACGATAACAAACTCCCTGGAGATCGTGCACCACAAGATCCGGCTGCTGATGGAGGTGTGGAAGATGTTTTTCGACGAGATCTGTTACCTCGACTATCTAACTTCCCTGCCGTCGAGCATCGAACAGTTCCTGGGAGAAATCTACTGCCTGACGATGAACTTTTGCGTACGGAAAACCCAACGGATACGGGAACTGCAGACCAAAATGTTCGAAATGCGGCGCATACTTGGCGTAACGAACAGCGGACTGGAGGATGATTGGGACCAGGGCCATATGTCGCTGGACCGGAAGCTTACCCAACTGCAGCAGAGAATCAACTCGCTGCAGCAGCAAACGGTCGAGCGCAAACGGTTGATGGAGCAATACACGCTGGAGGAGGTGCAACTGCTTAAGG AACTGGGTGAGGCCGCACCACCACACGAACCGCTGTGTGAACATTCGGAAACGGGCGTTCTTCCCGACGCGCAAAAGATGGCACAGTTTGCCGATTATCTCAACCGACTGCGGGCGGAAAAGGTAAAGCGTATCGCTAAGCGGGACGAACTACAATCAATTATACGCAAAAAGGCAAACCTGCTCGACTGGGTACCGCGCAAGGAACGGCACCGGGAGCTTATAAACGAACATACGCTAATACCATCGTTGGACAATTTGCGCGAGCTGCAACGTCTGGACGGTGTGCTTACGGGGCTGCTGGAACGTAAGGTgcagcaagcaaaacaaaatactatCCAACagttgaagaaggaaaaaaagcacgaaAAGCGCAAGAAACCGATCaaggtggaaaaacaaacgtacGGAGCGGaaaatcaacagcagcagcaacaggaacaggaacagcaacagcaacagcaaccacaccatgaggaggaagaggacCTATGGTCGCACTGTAGTACGGTATTGTCGCGTCAACAAACAAGTTCCCCACCACCAGCGCCACCTTCCTCGCCCAACTCGGAGGTAGAAATTTCCGTATCCAGCCCGACCGGTGGTCTGTTCGAGCGGACCATTGAAGCGTACATGCGTGTAGAAACGAAAGCGGGCCGTCCGGCGAATCGGGACAAAATAATCGAGGAAATATTCCGACGCTTTCGGGCGAGCATTAACGTATGGTGGGGCCGGTGTCTCATTCTGCCGAACGAGCGGCAACAGTGCAAGGTGCTGTACACGAACCAGCTGGACGAGGATGCGTTCGTGGCACACATCGAACAGCAGAAGCTGCTGCAGAGCTACTACCACGAGAACGAAGCCATCTTCCGGCTTATTTACCAGTGGGCGGAACAGTGGAACCGGGCCGTACAGCTACAGCGCGAGACTGAGGAGACAGCAGAAGACaagcgacagcagcagcagcagcaacaggcaGCGCAGTGTTCGGTTGCCACTTCCAACGCGCAAGCACCACAGACTCAGGAGGAGCTGGCCGAAGTAAACGAGCAGCTGGTATCGATCCGGAAGCAGCTGGAAAGTAAGTGCTGCGAGTTCGAACAGCGCTGTCAGGTGAAGTTCACCATGTACGGTATGCCGGTAATGCAGGTGCTGATGCGATGCCAGGAGAAGCGCGAGAAGCTGATGCTACCGGACAGCTGTACGATGCAGCAAGCGCCTGTCCTGCGTACGAAGGCGTTATACGCCCGGCAGCAGCTTTCCCCCGAGATGGCCCTAGAGCTGGGCCTCATGTTGCGAGATTTGCTGCGCGAGAAGCAGATGGCCATGGCAAGGAAAGAAGGTTCGGATACGGACGATTCCAATCGTGCCAGTGAGGAGGATGCAAATGGTAGCAGTAATAataacagcagcagcgacGATGACTGTGAGGTGGACCAGAAACGCGACGATGAACTGTTGGAGGAAGCTTTCGCTTCCGCAACTGCGGCAGTCACTACT AAAAACCGCATGCATTCCGTCAACGGACATCCGACATCCTGA
- the LOC125769018 gene encoding protein regulator of cytokinesis 1-like: MESSTSMDDDAFHKIHLQMQTICTAGFKRMYELWSEMFDRNTCLDYIERLPEHMTSFFEEVYEESFQRKLRFVTEIAQLKQESQNLQRLLGEQHPCLPAGSEAKPLLQQHAALDASLEQMRRKLNERHEIINEYLLEMETLCEELTEEPQTLSKDPLPTAHELTEFRSYLDHLMAEKLRRLDEITDLRRETKKLMSCLETISLSDEHQRLLNARKFPPTRENMHRLRMLHEETVAQYESLKQHIDDVRRKLERLWRCLETDPAVVKKFEKLTSYTQTTFDKLFAEHDRCETLRRENIKTFIERTRYEITEWWERCMKSIDERARFSTFYMEEFNEDTLKIHELELENLKTFYNENEAIFQMVHQRQEMWDRMLALENKSNDPTRYNNRGGKLLEEEKERRRISCQLPKIEAKLLETCKQYEEEHGRQFTVYGTSVQEVIEQQWKQREESKHQISSARKKANGILGMSSVGRTPGRGGDSMIKSSSIMGSNRSRLMAGGGSTMKAPITPLLAKSATKAGSYLKRKMATPTNNTMHAKRSLLRELNSPVPHGTSAINRTGTKLAIAKTAPGKVPAIKVYDTKTGNSAAQKRRSRRKSQGKRRSVSMAKVPSVTVTSEDGTILQESVCYEKIENFFENNVPNRSSVVPEKYQSRRITRLQQQRIVEQMKLPPASDTEGEENVEPTTPAPPVDVPVSFSHSPVACSTMPLRSPGIGTNHSMSIVNSTRGGTRRLKPAAKNCPIIF, translated from the exons ATGGAGTCATCAACATCCATGGACGATGATGCATT CCATAAGATACATTTGCAGATGCAGACGATCTGTACGGCCGGCTTCAAACGTATGTATGAGCTGTGGAGTGAAATGTTCGACAGAAACACTTGCTTGGATTACATCGAACGGCTACCGGAACATATGACATCATTTTTCGAGGAAGTGTATGAAGAAAGCTTCCAGCGAAAGCTGCGCTTTGTTACGGAAATAGCACAGTTAAAGCAGGAATCCCAAAATTTGCAGCGTCTGCTTGGTGAGCAGCATCCTTGTTTGCCTGCCGGTTCTGAAGCAAAGCCACTGCTACAGCAACATGCAGCACTAGATGCGAGTCTTGAGCAGATGAGACGGAAGCTTAACGAACGGCATGAAATTATCAATGAGTATTTGCTCGAGATGGAAACGTTGTGTGAAG AACTCACCGAAGAACCACAAACGCTGTCGAAGGATCCACTGCCAACGGCACACGAGTTAACCGAGTTCCGCTCGTATCTCGATCATCTAATGGCAGAGAAGTTGCGGCGTTTGGACGAGATTACAGATCTGCGGCGTGAAACGAAAAAACTCATGAGCTGTCTGGAAACGATTTCGTTGTCCGATGAGCATCAAAGGTTGCTGAATGCACGGAAGTTCCCGCCGACACGTGAAAACATGCACCGACTGCGTATGCTGCACGAGGAAACGGTAGCGCAGTACGAAAGCCTCAAGCAGCACATCGACGACGTACGGCGTAAGCTGGAACGGTTGTGGCGTTGTCTCGAAACCGATCCGGCCGTGGTGAAAAAGTTCGAAAAGCTAACCTCGTACACGCAGACCACCTTCGACAAGCTGTTCGCCGAGCACGATCGGTGTGAAACGTTGCGGCgcgaaaatataaaaacattcaTTGAGCGTACCCGGTATGAAATCACCGAATGGTGGGAACGCTGCATGAAATCGATCGACGAGCGAGCCCGTTTCAGTACGTTCTACATGGAAGAATTCAACGAAGACACGCTGAAGATTCACGAGCTCGAGCTAGAAAATTTGAAGACGTTCTACAATGAGAATGAAGCGATCTTCCAGATGGTGCACCAGCGTCAAGAAATGTGGGACCGAATGTTGGCGCTCGAGAACAAATCGAACGATCCGACACGGTACAACAATCGCGGAGGAAAGCTGCTAGAGGAGGAAAAGGAACGGCGGCGGATCAGTTGCCAGCTGCCAAAGATCGAAGCGAAGCTGCTGGAAACATGTAAGCAGTACGAGGAAGAGCATGGGCGCCAGTTTACCGTGTACGGCACGAGTGTGCAGGAGGTGATCGAACAGCAGTGGAAGCAGCGAGAGGAAAGCAAACATCAAATCTCAAGCGCACGGAAGAAGGCGAACGGTATACTGGGTATGTCATCCGTCGGCCGCACACCAGGACGTGGTGGTGATTCGATGATTAAATCATCGTCCATCATGGGAAGCAATCGATCGCGTCTAATGGCAGGAGGAGGTTCCACCATGAAAGCGCCGATTACACCGCTGTTAGCCAAATCTGCCACAAAGGCGGGTTCTTACCTAAAGCGTAAAATGGCCACACCGACAAACAATACCATGCACGCTAAACGATCGCTTCTGCGCGAGCTGAACAGTCCGGTGCCGCACGGTACATCCGCCATCAATCGAACGGGAACGAAACTTGCAATCGCAAAAACTGCACCGGGTAAAGTGCCAGCTATCAAGGTGTATGACACCAAGACAGGAAACTCAGCTGCCCAGAAGCGG CGATCGCGTCGAAAATCGCAGGGAAAACGACGCAGCGTATCGATGGCTAAAGTCCCATCGGTGACTGTAACCTCCGAAGATGGAACTATTCTGCAGGAATCGGTGTGTTACGAAAAAATTGAG AACTTCTTCGAAAACAACGTTCCCAACCGGTCGTCTGTCGTTCCCGAGAAGTATCAATCGCGGCGCATTACTCGATTGCAACAACAGCGAATTGTGGAACAGATGAAACTGCCACCAGCATCAGACACCGAAGGGGAAGAAAACGTTGAACCAACAACTCCGGCACCTCCAGTGGATGTTCCCGTCAGCTTTTCGCATTCACCCGTTGCCTGCTCCACAATGCCGCTGCGATCGCCGGGCATCGGCACTAACCATTCGATGTCGATCGTAAACAGCACACGCGGTGGTACAAGACGGCTAAAGCCAGCCGCTAAAAATTGTCCCATCATATTTTAA